The following are from one region of the Natronosporangium hydrolyticum genome:
- a CDS encoding globin domain-containing protein: MERSIATGDSAGPSLAERPEQAAGSGDDVTELATALRRSWAEVEKLGDHAAAYFYATLFTLDPSLREMFPAAMGGQRDRLLAALGHIVSHVDDGAALTSFVKQLGRDHRRFDVAPEHYPVVGQALLHTLAHGLGPAWTPELAAKWTTAYELVSGVMIEAAAESAKREPARWDAEIVSHERRTGDIAVVTARIAGDLRWRAGQSLAVESHLRPRVWRYLSPANTPNRDGLVEFHIRAVPGGQLSPALVYQAQVGDVLRLSAPIGDQLTLPNGPGPDLLLLAGGTGLAPLKAIVQQLAEYRDERRVTLIAGAAYRFELYDLDALWGFAQQHKQFNVLAALSADPSLGAPSTVGEAAARNGRWHDRLIYVCGSPAMVTGTRQALASQGYAPEQVRTENYDGSTYAPLQARGAIRNEGDWA; the protein is encoded by the coding sequence ATGGAACGCTCGATCGCTACGGGGGACAGCGCCGGACCGTCACTGGCCGAGCGGCCGGAGCAGGCGGCAGGCAGTGGCGACGACGTCACCGAGCTCGCGACCGCGCTGCGACGTAGCTGGGCGGAGGTGGAGAAGCTCGGCGACCACGCTGCCGCGTACTTCTACGCCACCTTGTTCACCCTGGATCCGAGCTTGCGGGAGATGTTCCCGGCGGCGATGGGTGGGCAGCGGGACCGGCTACTGGCCGCGTTGGGACACATCGTCTCGCACGTGGATGATGGCGCCGCGCTGACCTCTTTCGTCAAGCAGTTGGGCCGCGACCACCGGCGGTTCGACGTGGCGCCGGAGCACTACCCGGTGGTCGGGCAGGCGCTGCTGCACACGTTGGCGCACGGGCTCGGGCCGGCGTGGACACCGGAGCTGGCCGCGAAGTGGACCACCGCGTACGAACTGGTCTCCGGCGTGATGATCGAGGCGGCGGCGGAGTCGGCGAAGCGTGAGCCGGCCCGGTGGGACGCGGAGATCGTCAGCCATGAGCGGCGGACCGGCGACATCGCTGTGGTCACCGCCCGGATCGCCGGTGACCTGCGGTGGCGCGCCGGTCAGTCGCTCGCGGTGGAGTCGCATCTGCGGCCGCGGGTGTGGCGTTACCTGTCCCCGGCGAACACCCCGAACCGGGACGGCCTGGTGGAGTTCCATATCCGGGCGGTGCCGGGCGGGCAGCTCAGCCCGGCCCTCGTCTACCAGGCGCAGGTCGGGGACGTGCTGCGGCTCTCGGCGCCGATCGGCGACCAGCTGACCTTGCCGAACGGGCCCGGGCCGGATCTGCTGCTACTCGCTGGTGGCACCGGGCTGGCGCCGCTGAAAGCGATTGTCCAGCAGCTGGCGGAGTACCGCGACGAGCGGCGGGTGACGCTGATCGCCGGTGCCGCCTACCGGTTCGAGCTGTACGATCTGGACGCCCTGTGGGGCTTTGCGCAGCAGCATAAGCAGTTCAACGTGTTGGCGGCGCTCTCGGCCGACCCCTCGCTGGGAGCGCCGTCGACGGTCGGGGAGGCGGCGGCGCGCAACGGCCGGTGGCATGACCGGCTGATCTACGTGTGTGGTTCGCCGGCGATGGTGACCGGCACCCGCCAGGCGCTAGCGAGTCAGGGCTACGCACCCGAACAAGTGCGGACCGAAAACTACGACGGCAGCACCTACGCCCCGCTGCAGGCGCGGGGCGCCATCCGCAACGAGGGGGACTGGGCATGA
- a CDS encoding DivIVA domain-containing protein — MNERRRRPLTSHEIRNLQIRRIGLRKGYDPTAVHELLQRLSDEVASRDRTISDLTSRLNRAENEAYARRHGTLPAGANEAQITDLLTEIDVRLKAQQYADEVIASAQHGAAQIVQQGRHQASQILGDAHKAAEQAAHAYRQRAGADYSPDKEELARLLALAQWAQAQIGGLHQQLTATNTTVGRELSSIVERLRPILEPNSDSGGANPAGGSGPTGYAAGGNGPTGYGAPAAPPGSGPQAATQAERW, encoded by the coding sequence ATGAACGAGCGGAGGCGCCGGCCGCTGACCTCCCACGAGATCCGCAATCTGCAGATCCGACGGATCGGTCTGCGCAAGGGGTACGACCCGACCGCCGTCCACGAGCTGCTGCAACGCCTCTCCGACGAGGTGGCCAGCCGGGATCGCACGATCAGTGATCTGACCAGCCGGCTCAACCGGGCCGAAAACGAGGCCTACGCCCGGCGGCACGGTACCTTGCCCGCGGGGGCCAACGAGGCCCAGATCACCGATCTGCTCACCGAGATCGATGTCCGGTTGAAGGCCCAGCAGTACGCCGACGAGGTGATCGCCTCGGCGCAGCACGGCGCGGCCCAGATCGTGCAACAGGGGCGGCATCAGGCCAGCCAGATCCTGGGCGACGCGCACAAGGCGGCCGAGCAGGCGGCGCACGCGTACCGGCAGCGGGCCGGCGCGGACTACAGCCCGGACAAGGAAGAGCTGGCCCGGCTGCTGGCGTTGGCGCAGTGGGCGCAGGCGCAGATCGGTGGCTTGCATCAGCAGTTGACCGCTACCAACACCACGGTGGGGCGGGAGCTGTCGAGCATCGTGGAGCGGTTGCGGCCGATTCTGGAGCCCAACAGCGACTCCGGCGGCGCCAATCCGGCCGGCGGTAGCGGGCCGACCGGCTACGCTGCCGGCGGTAACGGGCCGACCGGTTACGGCGCCCCGGCGGCTCCGCCAGGGAGCGGGCCCCAGGCCGCCACCCAGGCCGAGCGGTGGTGA
- the rpmE gene encoding 50S ribosomal protein L31 codes for MRPDIHPQYVTTEVNCSCGNSFTTRSTAANGVIHAETCNVCHPFYTGKQRVLDTAGRVAKFQQKYAKAGKQAGGKTAAKR; via the coding sequence ATGAGGCCGGATATTCACCCGCAGTATGTAACGACCGAGGTCAACTGCTCCTGCGGCAACTCCTTCACCACCCGCAGCACCGCCGCCAACGGCGTGATCCATGCGGAGACCTGCAATGTCTGCCACCCGTTCTACACGGGCAAGCAGCGAGTGCTCGACACCGCCGGTCGAGTGGCCAAGTTCCAGCAGAAGTACGCCAAGGCCGGCAAGCAGGCTGGCGGCAAGACGGCTGCCAAGCGGTAG
- the prfA gene encoding peptide chain release factor 1, with product MTTVQPRIVDLLAEFAELEQQLADPALHADPGRARIVGRRYAELTPIYKTATELDALRNDLTAARELAAEDPTFASEAESLAAKIAPLEERLAELLAPRDPHDAKDVILEIKAGEGGAESALFAGDLLRMFLRYAERHGWLTEIIDSQESDLGGVKNVALAVKTRGAPDGGNGVWSRLKWEGGVHRVQRVPVTESAGRIHTSAAGVLVVPEAEEVEVTIDPNDLRIDVYRSSGPGGQSVNTTDSAVRITHLPTGIVVSCQNEKSQLQNREQAMRILRGRLLALAQQEADAAAADARRAQVRTVDRSERIRTYNFPQNRVTDHRINYTAYNLDLVLDGDLDGLLDAISEADRQARLAGDPALAR from the coding sequence ATGACCACCGTGCAGCCCCGGATCGTTGATCTGTTGGCGGAGTTCGCCGAGCTGGAACAACAGCTGGCAGATCCGGCGCTGCACGCCGACCCGGGCCGGGCGCGGATCGTGGGCCGGCGGTACGCCGAACTCACCCCGATCTACAAGACCGCGACCGAACTCGACGCGCTCCGCAACGACCTGACCGCCGCGCGCGAGCTGGCGGCGGAGGATCCGACCTTCGCCAGCGAAGCGGAGAGCCTGGCAGCGAAGATCGCGCCGTTGGAGGAGCGGCTCGCCGAACTGCTCGCACCCCGGGACCCGCACGACGCCAAGGACGTCATCCTGGAGATCAAGGCCGGCGAGGGCGGGGCCGAGTCGGCGCTGTTCGCCGGAGACCTGCTCCGGATGTTCCTGCGCTACGCGGAGCGGCACGGCTGGCTTACCGAGATCATCGACAGTCAGGAGTCCGACCTCGGGGGAGTGAAGAACGTCGCGCTGGCGGTCAAGACCCGCGGGGCGCCCGACGGCGGAAACGGCGTCTGGTCTCGGCTGAAGTGGGAGGGCGGGGTGCACCGGGTGCAGCGGGTGCCGGTGACCGAGTCGGCGGGGCGGATCCACACCTCGGCCGCCGGGGTGCTGGTGGTGCCCGAGGCCGAGGAGGTCGAGGTGACCATCGACCCGAATGATCTGCGGATCGACGTCTACCGGTCATCCGGCCCCGGCGGCCAGTCGGTGAACACCACCGACTCCGCGGTCCGGATCACCCACCTGCCCACCGGCATCGTCGTCTCCTGCCAGAACGAGAAGAGCCAGCTGCAGAACCGGGAGCAGGCGATGCGAATCCTGCGGGGCCGCCTGCTCGCCCTCGCGCAACAGGAGGCCGACGCCGCCGCCGCCGACGCCCGGCGGGCCCAGGTGCGCACGGTCGACCGGTCGGAGCGCATCCGCACCTACAACTTCCCGCAGAACCGGGTCACCGACCACCGGATCAACTACACCGCGTACAACCTGGACCTGGTGCTCGACGGTGACCTCGATGGGTTGCTGGATGCGATCAGCGAAGCCGACCGGCAGGCCCGGCTCGCCGGGGACCCGGCGCTGGCCCGCTGA
- a CDS encoding sensor domain-containing diguanylate cyclase — MGWRDRVGDATDALSAIRNLMIGGRMAAALRAAETAVAGSTNPYLRAHSHVLRITALVNLGRTAQYTAAVDEAFAALRELPEPQLHGHLHAVAALASRQLGAPERSLTHLVHAARALGVATGDDPDLAWGWHDLAMAYSYLGFHPHSLSAIERARQLGVPKGIPAEHFAQPGIRLRMALSIDHNGDTDGCLRVLRDLSTELEGYARQRLRPSDRVSYGYAIARQAALDAPTGADPRPLLSAGAEGQRARDMRMLGEVCLLVSAGKATDALSRLDAVTVSQETLGPAEPARLRSLAFSAAGDHPAAHQADRYAFRIAAQRTDRLRDVFLEGIAARLDHEDVRRSVANRDQGSLTDPLTGLANRLYLDRYLAAMVGRGERAMVGTVDLDGLASVNDRHGRLSGDLVLQRVAGVIARVLRSGDFVARFGSDEFAVVLPNASADQAQQVARRIGDAVGAEDWANLVPGSTIGVTVRWAST, encoded by the coding sequence GTGGGGTGGCGTGACCGGGTCGGCGACGCTACTGATGCGCTCTCCGCGATTCGGAATCTGATGATCGGCGGCCGGATGGCCGCTGCGCTGCGCGCGGCCGAGACGGCCGTGGCCGGCAGCACCAACCCGTACCTCCGAGCCCACTCTCACGTGCTGCGGATAACCGCGTTGGTCAACCTCGGCCGGACCGCGCAATACACTGCGGCGGTCGACGAGGCGTTCGCCGCGCTACGGGAGCTGCCCGAGCCACAGCTGCACGGGCACCTGCACGCGGTGGCTGCGCTCGCCTCCCGCCAGCTCGGCGCCCCGGAACGCAGCCTCACCCACCTGGTGCACGCCGCCCGGGCGTTGGGGGTCGCCACCGGCGACGACCCGGACCTGGCCTGGGGCTGGCACGACCTGGCGATGGCCTACTCGTACCTGGGCTTCCACCCGCACTCGCTGAGCGCGATCGAACGAGCCCGCCAGCTCGGGGTGCCCAAGGGCATCCCGGCGGAGCACTTCGCGCAGCCCGGCATCCGGCTGCGGATGGCGTTGTCGATCGATCACAACGGGGACACCGACGGTTGCCTACGGGTGTTGCGGGACCTCAGCACGGAGTTGGAAGGCTACGCCCGGCAGCGGCTGCGCCCCAGCGACCGGGTGTCGTACGGCTACGCGATCGCCCGCCAGGCGGCGTTGGACGCGCCGACCGGGGCCGACCCCCGACCATTGCTCTCCGCCGGTGCCGAGGGGCAACGGGCCCGCGACATGCGCATGCTGGGCGAGGTCTGCCTGCTGGTCTCGGCAGGTAAGGCCACCGACGCGCTGAGCCGGCTGGACGCGGTGACCGTGTCGCAGGAGACGCTCGGCCCGGCCGAACCGGCCCGACTGCGCAGCCTCGCCTTCTCCGCCGCCGGTGACCATCCGGCGGCGCACCAGGCAGACCGGTACGCGTTCCGGATCGCGGCCCAGCGCACCGACCGGCTCCGGGATGTCTTCCTGGAGGGGATCGCGGCCCGGCTGGATCATGAGGATGTCCGCCGGTCGGTGGCGAACCGCGACCAGGGTTCCTTGACCGACCCGCTCACCGGCCTGGCTAACCGCCTTTACCTGGACCGTTACCTGGCCGCCATGGTGGGTCGCGGCGAGCGCGCCATGGTGGGCACGGTCGATCTGGACGGACTCGCCAGCGTCAACGACCGGCACGGGCGGCTCTCCGGTGACCTGGTGTTGCAACGGGTCGCCGGCGTGATCGCCCGGGTGCTGCGCAGCGGCGACTTCGTGGCCCGGTTCGGCAGCGACGAGTTCGCGGTGGTGCTCCCGAACGCCTCGGCCGACCAGGCGCAGCAGGTCGCACGGCGAATCGGCGACGCGGTCGGCGCCGAGGACTGGGCGAATCTGGTCCCCGGGAGCACGATCGGGGTGACGGTCAGGTGGGCAAGCACCTGA